One window of Misgurnus anguillicaudatus chromosome 13, ASM2758022v2, whole genome shotgun sequence genomic DNA carries:
- the pou6f1 gene encoding POU domain, class 6, transcription factor 1 isoform X2 yields the protein MDTEDLPENNAPLTVNEQVIVMSGQETIRVLEVEVDTVLSASGTDGKAESGGEEMGGQTLDAVEEVPLESPVTTTVSVEVSAPAALTVTPKASISVSQPQTSVPITVQACPQVLTQDGLASLMTGMLAQQSSLGQPFLIPLSMAGSVGGQGGLAVLTLPTATVATLPGLAAASPAGGLLKLPFAGLQAATVLNPTQAVLQPQVSALQPVHAAVQPAQTVSSTAASAAQKPSEPSVSVATLQTAGLSINPAIISAASLGGQPQFISSLTTTPIFTNAMHNVAGLTGQIITNAQGQVIGTLPLLVNPASLAGAASTLPTQGLQVQTVSPQLLLNAQGQIIATIGNGPAVTTPSAVSVLPKAAVPLTLTKTTTQGPVGKVAQSKVIIAPQPTAGKVVTALTSAGVIACGDMPTVGQLVNKPQSVNEEEAINLEEIREFAKNFKIRRLSLGLTQTQVGQALTATEGPAYSQSAICRFEKLDITPKSAQKLKPVLERWLAEAELWNQKGQQNLMEFVGGEPSKKRKRRTSFTPQAIEVLNTYFEKNSLPTGQEITEIAKELNYDREVVRVWFCNRRQTLKNTSKINVFQAH from the exons ATGGACACTGAGGATCTACCAGAAAACAATGCTCCTCTCACTGTCAACGAACAG GTCATCGTCATGTCAGGTCAGGAGACCATCCGTGTGCTTGAGGTGGAGGTGGATACGGTCTTGTCCGCCTCAGGAACTGATGGGAAGGCGGAGTCGGGGGGTGAAGAGATGGGCGGTCAGACCCTGGATGCAGTTGAGGAGGTTCCATTGGAAAGTCCAGTAACCACAACTG TAAGTGTGGAGGTCTCAGCACCTGCAGCCCTGACTGTAACCCCTAAAGCTTCCATCAGTGTGTCCCAGCCACAGACCAGTGTACCCATTACGGTTCAGGCCTGCCCGCAG GTTCTAACGCAGGATGGTTTGGCCTCTCTGATGACTGGTATGCTGGCCCAGCAGAGTTCTCTGGGTCAGCCGTTTCTCATTCCTCTGAGCATGGCCGGATCTGTTGGAGGTCAGGGTGGTCTGGCAGTCCTCACCTTACCCACCGCTACTGTGGCCACTCTCCCTGGCCTCGCTGCTGCCAGTCCTGCTGGAGGACTGCTGAAGCTGCCGTTCGCTGGGCTGCAAG CCGCTACTGTGTTGAACCCCACACAGGCCGTCCTGCAGCCCCAGGTGTCCGCTCTACAGCCTGTGCACGCGGCCGTGCAGCCAGCGCAGACGGTATCATCCACGGCTGCGTCTGCTGCGCAGAAGCCATCAGAACCCAGTGTTTCGGTCGCAACGCTTCAGACTGCAGGCCTGTCCATAAACCCTGCTATT aTAAGCGCTGCGTCTCTAGGCGGGCAGCCTCAGTTCATCAGTTCTCTAACTACGACTCCCATTTTCACAAATGCCATGCATAACGTTGCAGGACTTACAGGCCAAATTATTACCAATGCACAGGGTCAG GTGATTGGAACGCTACCTCTGCTGGTCAATCCTGCCTCACTGGCTGGAGCTGCTTCTACATTACCGACTCAAGGCCTGCAGGTCCAGACCGTATCCCCACAGCTGCTCCTCAACGCCCAGGGTCAGATCATTGCTACAATAGGGAACGGCCCAGCAGTCACTACCCCGTCTGCTGTGTCTGTCCTCCCCAAAGCCGCTGTGCCCCTAACGCTCACCAAGACTACTACGCAG GGTCCTGTTGGGAAAGTTGCTCAGTCTAAAGTGATCATTGCTCCGCAGCCCACAGCGGGTAAAGTAGTCACAGCTCTCACCTCTGCTGGTGTCATCGCCTGTGGAGACATGCCGACTGTTGGCCAACTTGTCAATA AGCCGCAGTCTGTTAATGAAGAAGAGGCCATTAATCTAGAAGAGATCCGCGAGTTTGCCAAGAATTTCAAAATTCGACGGCTATCTTTGGGTCTTACACAGACTCAAGTGGGTCAGGCTCTGACTGCTACAGAAGGACCGGCCTACAGTCAGTCAGCTATCTGCAG GTTTGAGAAGCTGGACATCACTCCAAAAAGTGCCCAGAAGTTGAAACCCGTGCTGGAGCGCTGGCTGGCTGAAGCTGAGCTCTGGAATCAGAAGGGTCAGCAAAACCTGATGGAGTTTGTCGGCGGGGAACCATCCAAGAAACGCAAACGAAGAACCAGCTTCACACCGCAGGCCATCGAGGTCCTCAACACTTACTTTGAGAAAAACTCCCTTCCCACCGGCCAGGAAATCACAGAGATCGCCAAGGAGCTGAATTACGATCGAGAGGTGGTCAGGGTTTGGTTCTGTAATCGTCGGCAGACTCTAAAAAACACCAGCAAGATCAATGTGTTTCAAGCCCACTAG
- the pou6f1 gene encoding POU domain, class 6, transcription factor 1 isoform X1, translating to MDTEDLPENNAPLTVNEQILGSCTLKFPVTDDQVIVMSGQETIRVLEVEVDTVLSASGTDGKAESGGEEMGGQTLDAVEEVPLESPVTTTVSVEVSAPAALTVTPKASISVSQPQTSVPITVQACPQVLTQDGLASLMTGMLAQQSSLGQPFLIPLSMAGSVGGQGGLAVLTLPTATVATLPGLAAASPAGGLLKLPFAGLQAATVLNPTQAVLQPQVSALQPVHAAVQPAQTVSSTAASAAQKPSEPSVSVATLQTAGLSINPAIISAASLGGQPQFISSLTTTPIFTNAMHNVAGLTGQIITNAQGQVIGTLPLLVNPASLAGAASTLPTQGLQVQTVSPQLLLNAQGQIIATIGNGPAVTTPSAVSVLPKAAVPLTLTKTTTQGPVGKVAQSKVIIAPQPTAGKVVTALTSAGVIACGDMPTVGQLVNKPQSVNEEEAINLEEIREFAKNFKIRRLSLGLTQTQVGQALTATEGPAYSQSAICRFEKLDITPKSAQKLKPVLERWLAEAELWNQKGQQNLMEFVGGEPSKKRKRRTSFTPQAIEVLNTYFEKNSLPTGQEITEIAKELNYDREVVRVWFCNRRQTLKNTSKINVFQAH from the exons ATGGACACTGAGGATCTACCAGAAAACAATGCTCCTCTCACTGTCAACGAACAG ATTTTAGGTTCCTGCACTTTGAAATTCCCAGTAACGGACGACCAG GTCATCGTCATGTCAGGTCAGGAGACCATCCGTGTGCTTGAGGTGGAGGTGGATACGGTCTTGTCCGCCTCAGGAACTGATGGGAAGGCGGAGTCGGGGGGTGAAGAGATGGGCGGTCAGACCCTGGATGCAGTTGAGGAGGTTCCATTGGAAAGTCCAGTAACCACAACTG TAAGTGTGGAGGTCTCAGCACCTGCAGCCCTGACTGTAACCCCTAAAGCTTCCATCAGTGTGTCCCAGCCACAGACCAGTGTACCCATTACGGTTCAGGCCTGCCCGCAG GTTCTAACGCAGGATGGTTTGGCCTCTCTGATGACTGGTATGCTGGCCCAGCAGAGTTCTCTGGGTCAGCCGTTTCTCATTCCTCTGAGCATGGCCGGATCTGTTGGAGGTCAGGGTGGTCTGGCAGTCCTCACCTTACCCACCGCTACTGTGGCCACTCTCCCTGGCCTCGCTGCTGCCAGTCCTGCTGGAGGACTGCTGAAGCTGCCGTTCGCTGGGCTGCAAG CCGCTACTGTGTTGAACCCCACACAGGCCGTCCTGCAGCCCCAGGTGTCCGCTCTACAGCCTGTGCACGCGGCCGTGCAGCCAGCGCAGACGGTATCATCCACGGCTGCGTCTGCTGCGCAGAAGCCATCAGAACCCAGTGTTTCGGTCGCAACGCTTCAGACTGCAGGCCTGTCCATAAACCCTGCTATT aTAAGCGCTGCGTCTCTAGGCGGGCAGCCTCAGTTCATCAGTTCTCTAACTACGACTCCCATTTTCACAAATGCCATGCATAACGTTGCAGGACTTACAGGCCAAATTATTACCAATGCACAGGGTCAG GTGATTGGAACGCTACCTCTGCTGGTCAATCCTGCCTCACTGGCTGGAGCTGCTTCTACATTACCGACTCAAGGCCTGCAGGTCCAGACCGTATCCCCACAGCTGCTCCTCAACGCCCAGGGTCAGATCATTGCTACAATAGGGAACGGCCCAGCAGTCACTACCCCGTCTGCTGTGTCTGTCCTCCCCAAAGCCGCTGTGCCCCTAACGCTCACCAAGACTACTACGCAG GGTCCTGTTGGGAAAGTTGCTCAGTCTAAAGTGATCATTGCTCCGCAGCCCACAGCGGGTAAAGTAGTCACAGCTCTCACCTCTGCTGGTGTCATCGCCTGTGGAGACATGCCGACTGTTGGCCAACTTGTCAATA AGCCGCAGTCTGTTAATGAAGAAGAGGCCATTAATCTAGAAGAGATCCGCGAGTTTGCCAAGAATTTCAAAATTCGACGGCTATCTTTGGGTCTTACACAGACTCAAGTGGGTCAGGCTCTGACTGCTACAGAAGGACCGGCCTACAGTCAGTCAGCTATCTGCAG GTTTGAGAAGCTGGACATCACTCCAAAAAGTGCCCAGAAGTTGAAACCCGTGCTGGAGCGCTGGCTGGCTGAAGCTGAGCTCTGGAATCAGAAGGGTCAGCAAAACCTGATGGAGTTTGTCGGCGGGGAACCATCCAAGAAACGCAAACGAAGAACCAGCTTCACACCGCAGGCCATCGAGGTCCTCAACACTTACTTTGAGAAAAACTCCCTTCCCACCGGCCAGGAAATCACAGAGATCGCCAAGGAGCTGAATTACGATCGAGAGGTGGTCAGGGTTTGGTTCTGTAATCGTCGGCAGACTCTAAAAAACACCAGCAAGATCAATGTGTTTCAAGCCCACTAG
- the pou6f1 gene encoding POU domain, class 6, transcription factor 1 isoform X3 has translation MSGQETIRVLEVEVDTVLSASGTDGKAESGGEEMGGQTLDAVEEVPLESPVTTTVSVEVSAPAALTVTPKASISVSQPQTSVPITVQACPQVLTQDGLASLMTGMLAQQSSLGQPFLIPLSMAGSVGGQGGLAVLTLPTATVATLPGLAAASPAGGLLKLPFAGLQAATVLNPTQAVLQPQVSALQPVHAAVQPAQTVSSTAASAAQKPSEPSVSVATLQTAGLSINPAIISAASLGGQPQFISSLTTTPIFTNAMHNVAGLTGQIITNAQGQVIGTLPLLVNPASLAGAASTLPTQGLQVQTVSPQLLLNAQGQIIATIGNGPAVTTPSAVSVLPKAAVPLTLTKTTTQGPVGKVAQSKVIIAPQPTAGKVVTALTSAGVIACGDMPTVGQLVNKPQSVNEEEAINLEEIREFAKNFKIRRLSLGLTQTQVGQALTATEGPAYSQSAICRFEKLDITPKSAQKLKPVLERWLAEAELWNQKGQQNLMEFVGGEPSKKRKRRTSFTPQAIEVLNTYFEKNSLPTGQEITEIAKELNYDREVVRVWFCNRRQTLKNTSKINVFQAH, from the exons ATGTCAGGTCAGGAGACCATCCGTGTGCTTGAGGTGGAGGTGGATACGGTCTTGTCCGCCTCAGGAACTGATGGGAAGGCGGAGTCGGGGGGTGAAGAGATGGGCGGTCAGACCCTGGATGCAGTTGAGGAGGTTCCATTGGAAAGTCCAGTAACCACAACTG TAAGTGTGGAGGTCTCAGCACCTGCAGCCCTGACTGTAACCCCTAAAGCTTCCATCAGTGTGTCCCAGCCACAGACCAGTGTACCCATTACGGTTCAGGCCTGCCCGCAG GTTCTAACGCAGGATGGTTTGGCCTCTCTGATGACTGGTATGCTGGCCCAGCAGAGTTCTCTGGGTCAGCCGTTTCTCATTCCTCTGAGCATGGCCGGATCTGTTGGAGGTCAGGGTGGTCTGGCAGTCCTCACCTTACCCACCGCTACTGTGGCCACTCTCCCTGGCCTCGCTGCTGCCAGTCCTGCTGGAGGACTGCTGAAGCTGCCGTTCGCTGGGCTGCAAG CCGCTACTGTGTTGAACCCCACACAGGCCGTCCTGCAGCCCCAGGTGTCCGCTCTACAGCCTGTGCACGCGGCCGTGCAGCCAGCGCAGACGGTATCATCCACGGCTGCGTCTGCTGCGCAGAAGCCATCAGAACCCAGTGTTTCGGTCGCAACGCTTCAGACTGCAGGCCTGTCCATAAACCCTGCTATT aTAAGCGCTGCGTCTCTAGGCGGGCAGCCTCAGTTCATCAGTTCTCTAACTACGACTCCCATTTTCACAAATGCCATGCATAACGTTGCAGGACTTACAGGCCAAATTATTACCAATGCACAGGGTCAG GTGATTGGAACGCTACCTCTGCTGGTCAATCCTGCCTCACTGGCTGGAGCTGCTTCTACATTACCGACTCAAGGCCTGCAGGTCCAGACCGTATCCCCACAGCTGCTCCTCAACGCCCAGGGTCAGATCATTGCTACAATAGGGAACGGCCCAGCAGTCACTACCCCGTCTGCTGTGTCTGTCCTCCCCAAAGCCGCTGTGCCCCTAACGCTCACCAAGACTACTACGCAG GGTCCTGTTGGGAAAGTTGCTCAGTCTAAAGTGATCATTGCTCCGCAGCCCACAGCGGGTAAAGTAGTCACAGCTCTCACCTCTGCTGGTGTCATCGCCTGTGGAGACATGCCGACTGTTGGCCAACTTGTCAATA AGCCGCAGTCTGTTAATGAAGAAGAGGCCATTAATCTAGAAGAGATCCGCGAGTTTGCCAAGAATTTCAAAATTCGACGGCTATCTTTGGGTCTTACACAGACTCAAGTGGGTCAGGCTCTGACTGCTACAGAAGGACCGGCCTACAGTCAGTCAGCTATCTGCAG GTTTGAGAAGCTGGACATCACTCCAAAAAGTGCCCAGAAGTTGAAACCCGTGCTGGAGCGCTGGCTGGCTGAAGCTGAGCTCTGGAATCAGAAGGGTCAGCAAAACCTGATGGAGTTTGTCGGCGGGGAACCATCCAAGAAACGCAAACGAAGAACCAGCTTCACACCGCAGGCCATCGAGGTCCTCAACACTTACTTTGAGAAAAACTCCCTTCCCACCGGCCAGGAAATCACAGAGATCGCCAAGGAGCTGAATTACGATCGAGAGGTGGTCAGGGTTTGGTTCTGTAATCGTCGGCAGACTCTAAAAAACACCAGCAAGATCAATGTGTTTCAAGCCCACTAG